The following coding sequences lie in one Colias croceus chromosome 1, ilColCroc2.1 genomic window:
- the LOC123704914 gene encoding tubulin polymerization-promoting protein homolog translates to MVDKLNKQIVLESAFKGYAKFGNSKSDGSQITLTNIDKWLKEVGIIDGKKVSTTDTAILFQRFKSKTIDFKQFMIFIESLAKECKLNVDDLIGKLSKSDVPGTSRATQVENSNIVSRMTDTSKYTGSHKERFDKQGKGKGKSGREDTSANTGYVQGYKHKDTYDKKKK, encoded by the coding sequence ATGGTGGATAAGctcaataaacaaatagttctCGAATCTGCTTTCAAAGGATACGCGAAGTTTGGAAATTCTAAGAGTGATGGGAGTCAAATAACATTAACCAACATTGACAAATGGTTGAAAGAAGTTGGTATTATTGACGGAAAGAAAGTTTCGACTACTGATACAGCTATCTTATTTCAGAGATTTAAGTCTAAAACGATTGACTTCAAGCAGTTCATGATTTTTATAGAAAGTTTAGCTAAAGAGTGCAAATTAAATGTTGACGACTTAATAGGTAAATTATCCAAGAGTGATGTCCCTGGTACTTCAAGAGCGACTCAAGTggaaaattcaaatattgtaaGCCGTATGACAGATACTTCGAAGTATACTGGTTCACATAAAGAACGGTTTGACAAACAGGGAAAAGGTAAGGGAAAATCAGGGAGAGAAGACACATCTGCAAATACGGGCTACGTGCAAGGATATAAACATAAAGATACATATgataaaaagaagaaataa